The Helianthus annuus cultivar XRQ/B chromosome 16, HanXRQr2.0-SUNRISE, whole genome shotgun sequence genome includes a window with the following:
- the LOC110919083 gene encoding 26S proteasome regulatory subunit 6B homolog encodes MHIARSRVTKSFFHLLSLHLIPSQGFHFGGNFATFSDSADFLSSGEIKEAVEFPLTHPELYEDIGIKPPKGVILYVEPGTGKTLLAKVLPFCFIFCI; translated from the exons aTGCACATCGCCAGATCTAGGGTTACGAAATCATTTTTTCACCTCCTTTCTCTTCACCTCATACCATCACAG ggttttcacTTTGGGGGAAACTTTGCAACATTTTCAGATTCGGCTGATTTTCTCTCATCAG GTGAAATCAAGGAGGCAGTTGAGTTTCCTTTAACTCACCCTGAGTTATATGAAGACATCGGTATTAAACCTCCAAAGGGCGTTATACTTTACGTAGAACCAGGAACAGGCAAGACATTGCTTGCAAAGGT TCTTCcgttttgctttattttttgtaTTTGA
- the LOC110916322 gene encoding peroxidase 10 codes for MHQKNTSIIFLVFLSFLLANGQLNYYYYYSSCPNLQMIVKYGVWAAMKNDTRVAASLLRLHFHDCFVNGCDGSVLLDDTETFKGEKTAGPNINSVRGFEVIDNIKADVERACPSTVSCVDILTLAAREAVVLSGGPNWGVALGRRDGLTANLKAANTNLPSPFDPLEKMISKFTDVGLNLRDVVALSGAHTIGLAQCFTFKHRLFDYKGTGKPDPNLDSSLASSLKTACPNVAKSNTNLNSLDMVSTYMFDNAYYKNLVNNAGLLESDQALMSDPQSASIVKGYSMYPYLFFNDFATSMIKLGNIGVITGLNGEVRKKCGQINH; via the exons ATGCATCAAAAGAACACTAGCatcattttcttagtttttctttcatttcttttagctAATGGCCAACttaattattactattattattcaTCATGTCCTAACTTACAAATGATAGTTAAATATGGTGTTTGGGCAGCCATGAAAAATGACACCAGGGTGGCTGCGTCTCTTCTTCGTCTTCATTTCCATGATTGTTTTGTTAAT GGTTGTGATGGCTCTGTGCTTTTGGATGATACCGAAACCTTCAAGGGGGAAAAGACTGCAGGCCCGAATATTAATTCGGTTCGTGGGTTTGAAGTTATAGACAATATAAAGGCTGATGTGGAACGGGCTTGCCCGTCGACCGTTTCATGTGTTGACATTTTGACTCTTGCAGCTAGAGAAGCTGTTGTTTTG TCAGGAGGGCCAAACTGGGGCGTTGCACTAGGCCGTCGAGACGGTTTGACAGCAAACCTGAAAGCAGCAAACACGAACCTTCCATCACCATTTGATCCTCTAGAAAAGATGATCTCTAAGTTTACAGACGTAGGTCTCAATCTGAGGGATGTCGTCGCTCTCTCTG GTGCACACACTATCGGGCTGGCTCAATGCTTCACATTCAAACACCGACTATTTGACTATAAAGGGACCGGTAAACCTGACCCGAATCTTGACTCATCTCTAGCCTCAAGCTTGAAAACCGCGTGTCCAAATGTTGCTAAATCAAACACAAACCTTAACTCCTTAGACATGGTGAGTACATACATGTTTGATAACGCGTATTATAAAAACCTCGTCAACAATGCTGGATTACTTGAATCCGATCAAGCGCTAATGAGTGATCCACAAAGTGCTTCTATAGTCAAGGGTTATAGCATGTACCCGTATCTTTTTTTTAACGATTTTGCAACATCGATGATAAAACTCGGTAACATTGGGGTAATTACAGGGCTAAATGGTGAAGTTAGAAAGAAATGTGGCCAGATCAATCATTAA